The following are encoded in a window of Nocardia sp. BMG111209 genomic DNA:
- a CDS encoding penicillin-binding protein 2, which translates to MNTPLRRVAMAVLLMIVALLLNATYVQVIKADSLRSDPRNSRVLLDEYSRQRGQISAGGAVLASSVATDDRYKYLRTYPTDPAAYAPVTGFYSMQYGSTGLEHAEDSMLNGSDSQLFGRRLIDLVSGRDPRGGNVSTTINPAMQKVAYDQLTSKGYTGSVVAIEPSTGRILTMVSTPSYDPNQLSGHDGARDTQSWEALSSDPHQPMLNRAVSQTYPPGSTFKVVVAAAALSAGVKPEDQFTAAPTITLPDTTTTLENYNGSTCGNGPTASMTDAFARSCNTAFAEIGMKVGAAKLKDEAAAFGIGQHGNIPIPVADSTVGTISSTAALAQSSIGQRDVALSPLDNAVIAATIANGGVRMEPHLVEQLQNPDLTELSRTKPVSVGQAVSAQVASTVTSMMIASENYSTGGTNQRPYQIASKTGTAEHGTDPRNTPPHAWYIAFAPAANPKIAIAVIVENGGDRALAATGASVAAPVARAVLDAGMPTG; encoded by the coding sequence ATGAACACACCGTTGCGCCGCGTGGCGATGGCCGTGCTGCTGATGATCGTGGCGCTGCTGCTCAACGCGACCTACGTCCAGGTGATCAAGGCCGACAGCCTCCGCAGCGATCCGCGCAACTCCCGGGTGCTGCTGGACGAGTACTCCCGGCAGCGCGGGCAGATCTCGGCCGGCGGCGCGGTGCTGGCCAGTTCGGTCGCCACCGACGACCGGTACAAGTATCTGCGCACCTATCCGACCGATCCCGCGGCATACGCGCCGGTCACCGGCTTCTACTCGATGCAGTACGGCAGCACCGGCCTGGAACACGCCGAGGATTCGATGCTCAACGGCTCGGACAGCCAGCTGTTCGGCCGGCGGCTGATCGATCTGGTGTCCGGCCGCGACCCGCGCGGCGGCAACGTGTCCACCACCATCAACCCGGCCATGCAGAAGGTCGCCTACGACCAGCTGACCAGCAAGGGGTACACCGGTTCCGTGGTGGCCATCGAACCCAGCACCGGCCGGATCCTGACCATGGTGTCCACGCCCAGCTACGATCCCAACCAGCTCTCCGGCCACGACGGCGCCCGCGACACCCAGTCCTGGGAGGCGCTGTCGTCGGATCCGCATCAGCCGATGCTGAATCGCGCGGTCTCGCAGACCTATCCGCCGGGTTCCACGTTCAAGGTCGTGGTGGCCGCGGCCGCGCTCTCGGCCGGGGTCAAGCCCGAGGACCAGTTCACCGCGGCACCCACCATCACGCTGCCGGACACCACCACCACGCTGGAGAACTACAACGGCTCGACCTGTGGCAACGGGCCGACCGCGTCGATGACCGACGCGTTCGCGCGGTCCTGCAACACCGCCTTCGCCGAGATCGGTATGAAGGTCGGCGCCGCCAAACTCAAGGACGAGGCCGCGGCCTTCGGCATCGGGCAGCACGGCAACATCCCGATCCCGGTGGCCGACAGCACGGTCGGCACCATCTCCAGCACCGCGGCCCTGGCCCAGAGCAGCATCGGGCAGCGCGACGTCGCGCTCAGCCCGCTGGACAACGCCGTCATCGCCGCCACCATCGCCAACGGCGGCGTGCGGATGGAACCGCATCTGGTCGAGCAGCTGCAGAATCCGGACCTCACCGAACTCTCCCGGACCAAACCGGTCTCGGTGGGCCAGGCGGTCAGCGCTCAGGTGGCGTCGACGGTGACCTCCATGATGATCGCCTCGGAGAACTACTCCACCGGCGGCACGAATCAACGCCCATATCAGATCGCGTCCAAGACCGGCACCGCCGAGCACGGCACCGACCCCCGCAACACGCCTCCGCACGCCTGGTACATCGCGTTCGCGCCGGCGGCGAACCCGAAGATCGCGATCGCGGTCATCGTGGAGAACGGCGGGGATCGCGCCCTGGCGGCCACCGGTGCCTCGGTGGCGGCGCCCGTTGCCCGGGCCGTGCTCGACGCCGGCATGCCGACGGGCTGA
- a CDS encoding protein kinase domain-containing protein, which translates to MLTNGAMIADRYRLQRLIATGGMGQVWEALDTRLDRRVAVKVLKAEFSADPTFRHRFRTEAKTTAQLNHPGIAGIYDYGETFDQAGGETAYLVMELVQGEPLNAVLSRLGRLSVAQGLDMLEQTGRALEVAHAAGVVHRDVKPGNILVTPTGQVKITDFGIAKAVDASPVTKTGMVMGTAQYIAPEQATGDDATSASDVYSLGVVGYEALAGQRPFSGDGALTVAMKHVRDTPPPMPADLPANVRELIEITMTKDPSRRYRSGGEFADAVAAVRSGRRPPLPRGMGSTPTGAARVLPPTGPTAVMPRNDYDRYQQPGRNQPPIGATTVMPNRPTTGPGGDYHDPGPRFTNGQKALAGVAVGAILIGIVLWLLLQGSSKPPTPTPFRPSTSVSVPPTTTAAPTTTFTTTTEDDTTTRPAPPPPVVTTTTDTPTTTPAPSTTTTTTAPTTTTRGRPTPPTTSGRAGFPGMDIPSVPSFPGAHGTSGYGGYSSGNQYDHTSVPATASQGLP; encoded by the coding sequence ATGCTGACCAACGGCGCGATGATCGCGGACCGGTACCGACTGCAACGACTCATCGCCACCGGCGGCATGGGCCAGGTGTGGGAGGCGCTGGACACCCGCCTGGACCGCCGGGTCGCGGTGAAGGTGCTCAAGGCGGAGTTCTCCGCGGACCCCACCTTCCGGCACCGGTTCCGGACCGAGGCCAAGACCACGGCCCAGCTCAACCACCCCGGCATCGCCGGCATCTACGACTACGGCGAGACCTTCGACCAGGCCGGCGGCGAGACCGCGTACCTGGTGATGGAACTCGTCCAGGGCGAACCGCTCAACGCCGTGCTGAGCCGGCTCGGCCGGCTGTCGGTGGCGCAGGGCCTGGACATGCTCGAGCAGACCGGCCGGGCACTGGAGGTCGCGCACGCGGCAGGTGTCGTGCACCGGGACGTGAAGCCCGGCAACATCCTCGTGACGCCGACCGGCCAGGTGAAGATCACCGACTTCGGCATCGCCAAGGCGGTCGACGCGTCACCGGTCACCAAGACCGGCATGGTGATGGGTACCGCGCAGTACATCGCTCCCGAACAGGCCACCGGCGACGACGCCACCTCGGCCAGTGACGTGTACTCCCTCGGCGTGGTCGGCTACGAGGCGCTGGCCGGGCAGCGGCCGTTCAGCGGCGACGGCGCGCTGACCGTCGCGATGAAGCACGTCCGCGACACCCCGCCGCCGATGCCCGCCGATCTGCCCGCCAACGTGCGCGAGCTGATCGAGATCACGATGACCAAGGATCCGTCCCGGCGCTACCGCAGCGGCGGGGAGTTCGCGGATGCCGTGGCCGCGGTGCGCTCCGGCCGCCGGCCGCCGCTGCCGCGCGGGATGGGCAGCACTCCGACCGGCGCGGCGCGGGTCCTGCCGCCGACCGGTCCGACCGCGGTGATGCCCCGCAACGACTACGACCGGTACCAGCAGCCGGGTCGGAATCAGCCGCCGATCGGCGCCACCACGGTCATGCCGAACCGGCCGACCACCGGGCCCGGCGGTGACTACCACGATCCGGGGCCGCGCTTCACCAACGGCCAGAAGGCCCTGGCCGGCGTCGCGGTGGGCGCGATCCTGATCGGCATCGTGCTGTGGTTGCTGTTACAGGGCTCGTCGAAGCCGCCGACACCCACCCCGTTCCGGCCGAGCACCTCGGTGTCGGTGCCGCCGACCACCACCGCCGCGCCGACCACGACGTTCACGACCACCACCGAGGACGACACCACCACCAGACCGGCGCCGCCCCCGCCGGTGGTCACCACGACCACCGACACCCCCACGACCACGCCGGCGCCCAGCACCACGACGACCACCACGGCACCGACCACCACCACCCGGGGACGCCCGACCCCGCCGACCACCAGCGGTCGCGCAGGTTTCCCGGGGATGGACATACCATCAGTGCCGAGCTTCCCCGGCGCCCACGGCACCTCGGGCTACGGCGGCTACTCGAGCGGTAACCAGTACGACCACACCAGCGTCCCAGCCACCGCCTCGCAAGGACTACCATGA
- the pknB gene encoding Stk1 family PASTA domain-containing Ser/Thr kinase, which produces MTTPKHLSSRYELGEIIGFGGMSEVHKARDLRLGRDVAIKVLRADLARDPTFYLRFKREAQNAAALNHPAIVAVYDTGEAEIDGGPLPYIVMEYVDGDTLRDMVRGQGPLPPRRAMEIIADVCAALDFSHKNGIVHRDMKPANIMINRQGAVKVMDFGIARAIADSANPMTQTAAVIGTAQYLSPEQARGEQVDARSDVYSVGCVLFEILTAEPPFTGDSPIAVAYQHVREDPRLPSHVHPGVPRELDSVILKAMAKNPANRYQSAAEMRADLIRVLGGQKPNAPMVMTDEDRTTFLGSMDSMPRNYDDDTGEHDMRRPDRGGRRSLLIWLGAAAAVIVAFALYWVLLGPGSRPDQIAIPDLANKPAAAAQSDLQQAGFSVAVQEKPDGKVAAGNVIATQPLGGSRVDKGSTVTVQVSTGPQQVAVPRLALLTQQQAEQRLNSIGLKLDPQVQQSASSMDEKDKVVNQTPPEGTKVDAGSPITIFLGHGPDQVRVPQVVGQSIDVAEPNLVESAGFKISVQQVQSSRPKGEVIATTPSGGSMADKGSTVTVQVSSGDITMPSLVGLTPSQAMDRLRSAGWTGGAGQIAQTTQGTFDAGNVGRIIDQQPKAGSSVAKDGIITIVTGVLGPP; this is translated from the coding sequence ATGACGACCCCGAAGCATCTGTCCTCTCGCTACGAGTTGGGCGAGATCATCGGGTTCGGTGGCATGTCCGAGGTCCACAAGGCCCGGGATCTGCGGCTGGGCCGGGATGTCGCGATCAAGGTGCTGCGCGCGGATCTGGCCCGCGATCCCACGTTCTACCTGCGCTTCAAGCGCGAGGCACAGAACGCGGCCGCGCTGAACCATCCGGCGATCGTCGCCGTCTACGACACCGGCGAGGCCGAGATCGACGGCGGCCCGCTGCCGTACATCGTGATGGAGTACGTCGACGGCGACACCCTGCGCGATATGGTGCGCGGCCAGGGCCCGCTGCCGCCGCGGCGGGCGATGGAGATCATCGCCGACGTCTGCGCGGCGCTGGACTTCAGTCACAAGAACGGCATCGTGCACCGGGACATGAAGCCGGCCAACATCATGATCAACCGCCAGGGCGCGGTGAAGGTGATGGACTTCGGCATCGCCCGCGCCATCGCCGACAGCGCGAATCCGATGACGCAGACCGCCGCGGTGATCGGCACCGCGCAGTATCTGTCGCCGGAACAGGCCCGCGGCGAACAGGTCGACGCGCGCTCGGATGTCTACTCGGTCGGCTGTGTGCTGTTCGAGATCCTCACCGCCGAACCGCCGTTCACCGGTGATTCCCCGATCGCGGTCGCCTACCAGCACGTCCGCGAGGATCCGCGGCTGCCCTCGCACGTCCATCCCGGGGTGCCGCGCGAACTCGACTCGGTCATCCTCAAGGCGATGGCGAAGAATCCGGCCAACCGGTACCAGAGCGCGGCCGAGATGCGCGCCGACCTGATCCGGGTGCTGGGCGGGCAGAAGCCGAACGCCCCGATGGTGATGACCGACGAGGACCGCACCACGTTCCTCGGCAGCATGGATTCGATGCCGCGCAACTACGACGACGACACCGGCGAGCACGATATGCGCCGCCCGGATCGAGGCGGCCGCCGCTCGCTGCTGATCTGGCTCGGCGCCGCCGCGGCCGTGATCGTGGCCTTCGCCCTGTACTGGGTACTGCTCGGCCCGGGCAGCCGCCCGGATCAGATCGCGATCCCGGATCTGGCGAACAAACCGGCCGCCGCAGCCCAATCCGACCTGCAGCAGGCCGGTTTCTCGGTGGCCGTGCAGGAGAAGCCGGACGGTAAGGTCGCCGCGGGCAACGTCATCGCGACCCAGCCGCTGGGCGGTTCGAGGGTCGACAAGGGCAGCACCGTCACCGTGCAGGTGTCGACCGGCCCGCAGCAGGTGGCGGTGCCACGGCTGGCGCTGCTCACCCAGCAACAGGCCGAGCAACGGTTGAACTCGATCGGCTTGAAGCTGGATCCGCAGGTGCAGCAGAGCGCGTCCAGCATGGACGAGAAGGACAAGGTGGTGAACCAGACGCCGCCGGAGGGCACCAAGGTGGACGCCGGCAGTCCCATCACCATCTTCCTCGGCCACGGCCCGGATCAGGTCCGGGTGCCCCAGGTGGTCGGCCAGTCGATCGACGTGGCGGAGCCGAACCTGGTGGAGAGCGCGGGATTCAAGATCTCGGTCCAGCAGGTCCAGTCCTCCCGGCCCAAGGGTGAGGTGATCGCGACAACCCCCTCCGGTGGCTCGATGGCCGACAAGGGTTCGACGGTCACCGTGCAGGTGTCCTCGGGCGATATCACCATGCCGAGCCTGGTCGGGCTGACCCCGTCCCAGGCGATGGACCGGCTGCGATCGGCGGGCTGGACCGGCGGCGCCGGGCAGATCGCGCAGACCACCCAGGGCACCTTCGACGCCGGCAACGTGGGCCGGATCATCGATCAGCAGCCCAAGGCCGGATCGTCGGTCGCCAAGGACGGCATCATCACCATCGTCACCGGGGTGCTCGGCCCGCCGTGA
- a CDS encoding dihydrofolate reductase family protein, producing the protein MVRPYVLLSAAVSIDGYLDDASPQRLLLSNPDDFDRVDAVRADSDAILVGAQTLRSDNPRLLIGSESRRARRVAAGKPEHPAKVTVTASGDLDPELRFLHTGDRKLVYTTTSGAARLGARLDGLAEVIALGAELDFGALLDDLGDRGIRRMMVEGGGHIHTRFLAAGLADELLLAVAPILVGDREAPRFLHPADYPGGSGRRMILTDVTRLGDIAVLRYLLRDADDPPVDDDTSGR; encoded by the coding sequence ATGGTTCGCCCATACGTACTGCTGTCGGCCGCGGTGAGCATCGACGGATATCTGGACGATGCGTCGCCGCAGCGGTTGCTGTTGTCGAATCCGGACGACTTCGATCGGGTGGATGCGGTCCGCGCGGATTCCGACGCGATCCTGGTGGGGGCACAGACCCTGCGCAGCGACAACCCGCGGCTGCTGATCGGCAGCGAGTCGCGCCGGGCCCGGCGGGTGGCGGCCGGGAAGCCGGAACATCCGGCGAAGGTCACCGTGACCGCGAGCGGCGACCTCGATCCGGAGCTGCGCTTCCTGCACACCGGCGACCGGAAGCTCGTGTACACCACCACCTCCGGGGCCGCCCGGCTCGGCGCCCGGCTGGACGGCCTGGCCGAGGTCATCGCGCTCGGCGCCGAACTCGACTTCGGCGCGCTGCTCGACGACCTCGGCGATCGGGGAATCCGGCGGATGATGGTCGAGGGCGGCGGCCACATCCACACCCGTTTCCTCGCCGCCGGACTGGCCGACGAACTGCTGCTGGCCGTCGCCCCGATCCTGGTCGGCGACCGGGAAGCCCCGCGCTTCCTGCATCCGGCCGACTATCCCGGCGGTTCCGGGCGCAGAATGATATTGACGGACGTCACCCGCCTCGGCGATATCGCGGTCCTGCGGTACCTGCTCCGTGATGCTGACGATCCGCCGGTCGACGACGACACCTCCGGCCGCTGA
- a CDS encoding aminodeoxychorismate/anthranilate synthase component II, which translates to MRVLVVDNYDSFVFNLVQYLGQLGVEATVWRNDDPRLAVVDEVVTEYDGVLISPGPGTPARAGASIDLVGAAARSLTPLLGVCLGHQAIGESFGATVTRAPELLHGKTSSVFHKGVGVLAGLPDPFTATRYHSLTVLEDTLPDEIEVTGRTESGIVMALRHRTLPIHGVQFHPESVLTQGGHRMLANWLEVCGDRPAEGLISTLEAEVAALTL; encoded by the coding sequence ATGCGCGTACTGGTGGTCGACAACTACGACAGCTTCGTGTTCAACCTGGTGCAGTACCTGGGCCAGCTGGGCGTCGAGGCCACGGTGTGGCGCAACGACGATCCGCGCCTGGCCGTCGTGGACGAGGTGGTGACGGAGTACGACGGGGTGTTGATCAGCCCCGGACCCGGCACCCCCGCGCGCGCCGGCGCGAGTATCGACCTGGTCGGCGCGGCGGCGCGCAGCCTCACCCCGTTGCTCGGGGTGTGCCTGGGTCATCAGGCCATCGGCGAATCCTTCGGCGCAACTGTCACCCGCGCCCCCGAACTGCTGCACGGCAAGACCAGCTCGGTATTCCACAAGGGTGTCGGTGTGCTGGCCGGCCTGCCCGACCCGTTCACCGCCACCCGCTATCACTCGCTGACCGTGCTCGAGGACACCCTGCCCGACGAGATCGAGGTCACCGGCCGCACCGAGAGCGGCATCGTGATGGCGTTGCGGCACCGCACCCTGCCGATCCACGGCGTGCAGTTCCACCCCGAATCGGTCCTCACCCAGGGCGGACACCGAATGCTGGCCAACTGGCTGGAGGTCTGCGGCGACCGGCCCGCCGAGGGACTGATCTCCACCCTCGAGGCAGAGGTCGCAGCACTCACCCTGTGA
- the crgA gene encoding cell division protein CrgA, with amino-acid sequence MPKSKVRKKTDYSITPNSRIPVKVRAAGPSPAWYITVMLGFMLAGLVWLLVYYLGADHISWMSDLGAWNFLIGFGLMVIGLIMTMRWR; translated from the coding sequence ATGCCCAAGTCGAAGGTCCGGAAGAAGACCGATTACTCGATCACGCCGAACAGCCGCATCCCGGTGAAGGTGAGGGCGGCCGGGCCGTCCCCGGCCTGGTACATCACCGTCATGCTGGGCTTCATGCTGGCCGGGCTGGTCTGGCTGCTGGTGTATTACCTGGGTGCCGATCACATTTCCTGGATGAGCGATCTGGGTGCCTGGAATTTCCTGATCGGCTTCGGTCTCATGGTGATCGGGCTGATCATGACGATGCGCTGGCGCTGA
- a CDS encoding PH domain-containing protein, which translates to MSEQSSAHPVDDPSAGPRLAWSTPLPALIVAALGGVALAVAAALSTDPPGRLLVGLGAALLLVLVLIGVRQRPRLQVRIGASPRLIVRGVLGPVEYSPEQIRRARLVSTPRLGRRVPSLEIDVDHHGDERLLIFGRWDLGTHPQDVLDALVVHRLADPGDAFPGETGPEDDRPGTW; encoded by the coding sequence GTGAGCGAACAATCGTCCGCGCATCCCGTCGACGATCCGTCGGCGGGACCGCGCCTCGCCTGGTCCACCCCGCTGCCCGCGCTGATCGTCGCGGCGCTCGGCGGCGTCGCGCTGGCGGTCGCGGCGGCGTTGTCCACAGACCCGCCCGGCCGCCTGCTGGTCGGGCTGGGGGCGGCATTACTGCTGGTCCTGGTCCTGATCGGCGTCCGGCAGCGGCCGCGACTACAGGTCCGGATCGGGGCCTCGCCACGCCTGATCGTGCGCGGCGTGCTCGGGCCTGTGGAGTACTCGCCTGAACAGATCCGGCGCGCCCGGTTGGTGAGTACCCCCAGGCTCGGCCGCCGTGTCCCCAGCCTGGAGATCGACGTGGATCATCACGGCGACGAGCGGCTGTTGATATTCGGCCGCTGGGATCTCGGAACTCATCCACAGGATGTACTCGACGCGCTCGTCGTACACCGCCTGGCCGATCCGGGCGATGCCTTTCCGGGCGAGACCGGACCCGAGGACGACCGCCCCGGCACCTGGTGA